From the genome of Oryza glaberrima chromosome 1, OglaRS2, whole genome shotgun sequence:
GTAACATAGAATTGAAACAAGTTTTATTGCTGCTTAAAACTTGAAATGCCTATAATTTTGTAGGTCTTGCTCCCCTTGCTGCCTTTGGATATGTTATGTCTACACATCTTACTCTTTATCCTGCAATTCTCATTGTACCGTTTTGTGCCACAACCTTTGTTTGTAGTCTTGTATTCATCTATTTGATCATATCTGCTACTTATCCGTATAGTCGGCTACTGAAAACAAGATTCCTTTTCCAGATCATTCTTTTATTGGGATATGGTCCAGATACTCCTCCAGCAAAAGTATTTCGTCTAAAAATATCAAGTGCCAGTAAAACTGAGGTACCAGACAATGATAGATTCTCCACCTCGAGAGATGTTCAACAGTTCATGTGGAAACCAGTATTCTACTTTGTATTGTGGATGTTTTTCTGGTCatgttatgtgttgctattGAGCAGCATGATTCTCAATAAAGTGGATGGTCTTCAGGAGATGTTTGAAAAGTAAGATACTTAACTCTTCAGTAGAATATGCTTCTTTGGTAGTCATGAAATTTTCTGTCAGAGTGAGACTGTGTGCTAGATTATGTTACTTTCCCCAAGTCAAGATGATGAGTCTTTAAAGGAGGAATGAGGACAAGCTATCTTAAGGAATACTATTCCTAGTATTACCGTATTTGATCTTATCCTAGTAATGTCATATTGCTCTATCCGCTCCAACATGTCAACTTTGTTCTTGTGCCTTACTTTCTATTCTTTCCATTGGAATCAACTGGTTTTTATCTGTGACTTAATTACCCATTGACTTGTGCTGTGTTTATGTAGGACTTATGGTTTTATCCTCACAGTTAAGGACCTATCACCAAATATTGGTGTATTATGGTGAGTCTTGatcaaaatttataataaactCAAAGAGATGTTTCATTTGTCTCATTAAAGGTAATTATGCAGGTACTTTTTTGCTGAAGTCTTTGACTCTTTTAGGAGCTTCTTCCTTATAGTCATCAATATGAACATTGTTTTTATGGTATTGCCGTTGGCAATTCGTCTAAAGCATCGTCCATGCTTCCTTGCCTTCGTTTACACAGCAATTGTTGCAATGTTGAAATCGTATCCATCTGTAAGTACATCTTACATGATAATACctataaatttagtccctcGGCTTTGTAAAATCTCATcatgttgtttttgtttgtttgtttgtgctATCCTAACTTTTTTCACAAGTTCAATGATACTGTATTATGATTTATTTTGAAGGTTGGAGATTCAGCTCTCTATCTTGGTCTTCTGGGCCTATTTGCTACTGAATTAGCAGGTGCTTAACATTTCTTTTTAACATATTTAGAATGATCCCTAGTCTTCTGGACAATTAATAGTTTACGTTTACACTAGAAAGCTAATGGTTTATCTTTACATCTTGCAGAGATGAAGTTaacttttttcttgttttttggATATATCGGAGTCTCTCTCCTTAGCCCAGTCATGCACAACCTGTGGATCTGGAGGgtttcctctccctccctttcCCTCTCTTTGTCTCATGTGTAATGTTGACGCTAAAGTGACAATCGTTTCAGGGGACTGGTAATGCGAATTTTTACTTTGCCACTGGATTGGCTTATACCTGCATTCAGGTAACCAATATGACTTGTTTTATAGTTCTTTGTGGTGCTATGCCCTTGCCATGTGTCATTGCACTACTTATCTATAATCATTCTTGTGTTTTACAAGTTCTCTAGACCGTGCTCTGAGTGTTATcacatgatgaaaaaaaaatcttgtctAAGCTACACTTTCCTTCCTAAATCTTGAATGAAAAGTATTTTTTGCTTCTGTTTTTGCAGACCGTGTTGGTTGTCGAGAGTGTAAGTTCAATGATAAAGCATGACAGGAAGCTAAGACTGCTTGTTACGGCTTGATCTCATTCTTTATAAGTTCAACAACTCTGATGCTTTAGTTTCTTGATTGTCCTCTTGGATGCCAGAGTTTGGAATAGATGTTGTTTATAGTTTTTGTTGTATCTTGTATTATACCTCCcatatatttgtaaaatatgGACCACGAATCATGTAACAAAGACTAGGAAGACGCGAGGTTTAATTTCCCCTGAACTGTGTACTTGATCTAGCATGGTGAGTTTGGTCATTGGCAGAAGTTGTATGATCAATTTTGTCAGGTCGAGATGAATTAACATGGCATGGACAGACTTTGATACCCCTGTTTACTCGTTGCTAAGGTGCCCTAATGAATGGAAGTTGGTCTTGGTCTTCTTCAGGGCAATTTATACTTTATAAGCCCCTTactagaaaaatttagagaactTAAAAAATCCATAAACCCCCTCTGCCACATAGTCCTCCAAGATTTTAGTTCAAATTATAATATGTGAGCGAGCCTGCTTCCATTTCAGTTCAAACTATAATTTATAGCTGGAGCAAGAGACTAACAGTTTTATGGGTCTTTTAGGGTGGAGTGTAGCTATGGAGCagaaaaacccagctccacccccgtagtttattttctaggAGTAGCTCTGCCAACTCCACTCCAAAAAAGATGGATTTGgaccgtttggcacagctccggctccaggtaagttggagttgggagctaGAAACAGATCCTTAGCTTTACATAAAAAGGGAGTGGAACCTCTAGGATTACATAAAAAGAGAGTAGAATCTTTTGGAAACAGATACTATATATACATTACTACATATGATTGTTTCTGGGAAGTAGCTGGTTGTTAGTCACGTTAATCTAGAAACACTGGTTTTTCTGCTTCTAATttcagtttattttatttttttaattctacaaCTACATATTCAAATATTATGAGAATAAATGTAATAGTCAGAAACTCCACCACCGCTACCTGAGAATGGAAGCTTGTCCGGTGAATGGCGCTACCGCAGTCCGCACTGGCCCAGCCAGCGCGCCAAACACAGATTCACATAAACCAAAGGCGCCAAACACGATCGAACCGAGCactcaaaaagcactaaaaaaATTTGGTGAAAAGGAACGACGAGCCGGCGACGAGAGCTCCAGAACCCTAGCCATGGCGGGAGAGGCAGGGGGAGACCCCCGAGCGTGGCTTGCCGTcgacgagacggcggcggccttcctCTCCCGCTCCCTCTCGGCGCGGCCCCccatcctcctcccgccgccgctccaccgcgcTCCGCTCCGCCCGGGCAACGTCGTCGAGATCGCTGGCCCGTCCAACTCCGGCAAGTCCCAGCTGCTTCTCACGGTAAGAGAATCCAAAGCTTTCTCCGCCTAAATGGTTAGCGAACATAAGGCATTTAGCCCTCACTTAGTCGTCCTTTCTACCAGAACTTCCCTTTAGCAAATGTCTTAAGAATTTCAGTATCTGCTGCAAGCTTTGATCGACCCCGATTTGTTATGAAGCTAATGATAGTGCATATCTGCATTCATAATCTCAATATGGGATTCAACACAACTTATGATAAGTGAAAGAAAAAGAGCAATGACCGAATGACACTATGCTGTGCTGGAGTTTTAGAAAATCGGAGATATTTCGTTAAATTACTGCTGTTTCTGGGAACACGGGACATAGGAGTAATTTACaaagaggggagggggggggggggggttgggagGGGGATTACCTTGTGTGTTTGGTGAAAGGTACTAGTTTAGAATGCTATAATGCTTCATGCTTCATAAATCATAAGTGGATAAACTCAATGCCATTTTGacacctatatatttttttcaatgaagCAATGTAAAAGTTAAGTGTGATCTGCTCAGTCACTGAGTTGTTATTGCTATTGTAGGCTGCAGTACAATGCATATTACCGAAGGAGTGGAAGGGTACCTATTTTGGGGGCCTGGGTAAAGTGGTCATGTACTTGGATCTGGACTGCCGATTTGATGTGCTGCGGCTGGCTCAAGTTCTGAGAAATCGCATTGGAGAGTGCTGTGGTACAGTTTTGCTTGCATTGTGAACTTTGCATTATTAAGTCATGCATCCTATCCAACTTAGAGCATGTTGAACATGATGCATGCTTTTATGGGTGCATAGAACTGACTGATTAACTGTGCTGTCTTTTGTTCATAATGTTGTAGTTAGGAATTGATTTGTGTAAATCTTTTATAGGCTTAGGCTCCCTCCACTATTCTACACCTACATACCCCTCAATTCTTAGTGGAGAATAACTGTGCCATAAATAGACAAATTTTGATTCTTATTGTTTCCAATCCTCTGTAATTACAGGCTCCACAAATCCAACAAATGAAGAATTTGCAAAGGATGGCGCTACAAATAGTTTTTCCGAAAACACGCTATTTTCTGAGTGCATGAAGCGTTTCTTGTATGCCCGTTGTTACAATAGTTCAGATTTTATAGCAGCTTTGCAGGCAAGTTTTATCTGACAATATGTTTATACACGGGCACATTAGCATCCTCATTTGTGTCCTCCTTTTCTTTAACTGATGGCTGAcatgaaatatgtaaaagtatataAACACGGGGCTATATTAAATTATGCCTGACCCTTCGAACCACTGGATGAACAAGTTGGTTTCTTTaggttgtatacttgtataatTGCTGAGTATGCAAAAGGTTCCGTTGTTCCTTGTTTAGATACAGAAGAGTATAGGGCTATCATGTCAGTTTGCCTTTCTGGTACCAAATTAACCAACTGATCATTTGCTCAGGTGTTATGTTCTGACAGTTGACTTAGGCATTTGCAGTAACATTTCTTGAATATTCATAATGGTttgacaaattttttttgtcccatagaagacaaaaaaaaaaaaacttttgccaCTCATGTCCAACAAAATTACTTCATTCACTCATGGACATCTGTTGATTTCTATTGTAATATATTTGTAAAACTCAATAAATGTATAATATTATGTAAGTACCTTTTGATCAATCATTAATCTCGACTTATGATTTTCATGtatctaaatatttaaaaatatattgatccTGAAAGTTTTGAAAACACATAGAGAATACTGAGTTCTTGCTCATTCTCTGGAATCACCTTATATTTGTCATGGACCTAAGCTTAATCTTTATGAGATAATCATAAGATAGCTGTATTATTGAAAAACAGTCAGAACCATGAAATGCTTTTGTAGAATGAATTACAAAGAAGGCAACACATTCTGTTCCCCTTTTATTTTTGTAACAGTCTAGGAGTTATGCCATGTGTAGATAAGTTATATCTTAATGCGTATATAAGATACACGTTTTGTTATTATAACTGGTTGTTCATTTTACAGAATATACATTCCCAATCACCAGCAAAGAGCGAAGTTCTTGGTGTTGGCATATATTTCCTTATGATAGACAGGTATTCCTTTTCAAGGTTTCCTTTGTCTTTCTATTTGTTATGGTCACACTTATTGCATATTTTGGTCTGCCGCTTGTATTGAAGTTGTGGCTACTTTCTCAAAATGCTGCatcattcaaatttttttaatggtaTTCTGCATTGTTCTCACATAACCATTTGGCCCTCCGGACTTTTCTTCTGTACTTTTTATTCTTGTAGTAACTGCTAAACATTTTGTAACATTATCCCTTTTCCAGCATTGGCTCATTCTACTGGATGGATCGTGATTCTCAACCTATCACAGAGAGTAAAGGGTGATTGCGAAAAACATTTCATGCAGTATTAGCTTCATATCCTCCTGATTTTGTCATGTGCATATATCACAATAACAATTAGCATAgatgttttaattaattattgtctCTTCTACACTTGTAAACATGTGAATAAAACAGGTTTAACTTAATACTTCATCTGCTAAAGGGTAGGATGGTACAATACTACAGTACATAGAAAGTATGCATCCTCTTGCTATCTCGCATACATAAATTAAAATAGAAGAGTTACAGCATGTTACACAGTCACACACACTCTGAATGCAATGGGTAGTCACTATCACTTAATAATTAtcattcaaaagaaaataaatgctACTTGCATTTTCAACTAATATTAGATGCATCATTATTGCATATGCAACATTTACACAAAAAACATCATGAAATACAGTATGGAATACACATGTACTTGTAATGATAGTGCTCAGTGGCACAGTTCAAACTACAAAATATTACTACAACTTAGGTGAGAATAACTAGGTATGTTTCAATTGCAGTGTATTGCTTAGGAAAGAGGATTAAAATGCGTACTTGTGCATGGGAACACTGTACAAAAACATGTTAGACTTTGTTGGAAACATTTACAAAATTTTCCAACCTGAAAGTATCCAGCATTTTGGATTACAATTACTTCTGCCAATTCTGTAACTCTATGTCACTAGTATCTCTTTGCTTTTATGCTAACCCTTTCACAACTATTCATGCAGGAGAACTCTATCACTGCAGAGTATGACAGAAACAGTTGTCCAAAAATTACGCAATTTTTTGCAACTTCAACCTGTTTTGGTGATGGCCACCAAGGCACCCATATATGGCGAAGGATTCACTGGAAATGATTTCCAAAGGTAATATCACTACCAGCATGGACCCTTTTTACTGTTATCTCATGGATGCAAATATTTTACCTCTCAAAAGGATGATTAAGGTGTGATAAGGTGATTCATTCAGGAGGAAATGGCACAACTAATTGATCACTCTGAtttgttttacatatttttgccACCATGCATTTGCTCTGTTTAAAATcaacatgtttccttttgtTGCATATGTCAAGTTCTTTTACTCAGGATCATGATCTTCCCATGTGAAGAAGCTGAAAACCTGAAGGATACTGGCTTTCTTTTTGGGTATTTAGGGGTACTTCAAAACAGATGTTAGAGGATTCAACAATGAGATGCACAGGtcaggaggaagagaaaaacaTCTCATACCGTGAATTCATGCCGTCAGTATGGCAGGTCCGTGATCTTTATTCATTAAAATGTTAATTCTGATTTCGTACAAAGTATTACAGAACATGCTAACAGTAAGCTTCAATCGccatttgatttgtttgttgtatgcatatatacattGCCGTGTGGTCAGTATCTATTTATGAATCATAACCACATAACTGTCTAAAGGATTTCTGAATTTGTGTTCTTGCAGTCATTTGTTACACACAGGATAAAGCTACAAGATTTAGGTTGGTAAATGGTCTTTTTATGTGGTTCATgattttgtcctttttttcattgcatatgttttatttgatttttacagGACAAGAAGCAGAACTTTTCTCTGGTCAGGAAAACAAGGAGCTACCTTTACGTACTTCTGAGTGGATGCAGCCTTCCCTCAACACAAAGGATAAGTTTTCTATTACAGATGTAAgctacttatattttttttctttttgtaagCTACTTGTTACCTTTCTTTCTGTTATCaatgtactatttttttttacagtccCATGCATATTTTGATTTAGACACGTCTTTTTCCATGATCAGGATGGTGTTATTCTTATCCACTGAAGGTTATCAGGGTTTCCGCTGATGTACATATCCAACTTCCTGGCTGGATTATTGTAATCTGTGGAAAAACCTGTAAGAGATGCTAATACTCTGATAACACCTATGACTCAGAACCCTTAGGTGAGTGCAGAGTGAACTTCCCTGCTTTTACAGAATAAATGATCTTAAATTTTCTCAAACTAAGAAGCTAATCAAACCAACTAGCAAAGAATTCACACGTCTCTTACATGAAAGTCATTAAATCTATGATAAATCGAATGACACAGAGAAAAGAGGCTTTGTGTTTGTACTGCAGAAAATATATCTAGATAACTGCAGAAAAGAGGCTTGTCCATGGTCTCTGTTAGAGAACTGGCTGTAGTTTATTGGGTTGTTTTATCTTCAAATATATCTAGCAAATAATCTGACTTAAGTAAAACATTTCTAAGGTTAATTGAAATTGGTTAATTGAAATTTTAGGAGGCGTCTAAAACAATTGCAGTACTATACATACCGAGGTATATTGTTTCTCACCGTGAGCCCCTGATGCACTTTTCTGGATCACAGTACAAGGTGGTCTGTTTTTTTATGATACTTGAAAAGACTATTCAACGATGATAAAATAACTCATGTTTAATTTAATTACTGCAAATTTTTCACCATTATACTTGTTTTAATTTGTTAGAATGCAACTGTCATATTATTTTGAAGTTTACTGTGTTTTCTCACTTCCCTTGATGCACAGCTTCTGTTAGTCGATCTTACTTTGCTCtaatatattattttccatACTAAAGCCCAAACATAAACTCACAAAATATCATCAATGAAGCAATAGCAGAAAAATCATGCCATTTATAATACATGAATCTGACAGTGAAGCAAAATGATCAGGTCACCGTTTGTCTTGGCTTTTGATGTTTGGCACAGCATAGTTGGACTTGGAACTCTGTATTGATTGCTGGGAAAAAGCAAGCCAAGCTTCTTTATCTGGACTAATGGCTGCATTATACTGATGTCACGCAAGTTTGActattttctgattttttaaaacacttCTATTTCTGCGTGGCCATTAGGAAGTGGATGTCTGAAAACATTAGATGGGGGAATTAAAAGATATAATGCTTCAGAGTCACCAATTTATCAGGTAATTCCTTCATAGCCGTGCGGCAGCTGCAGCTCACATTATGCGAGCTGCTTTCTCTGTTAGATATAACTTATGTAGATTAAGGCTAATCTCAGTGCCAGAAAATGAGGGGTTTAGGTTTGAGGAATATGAGAATATTTATGTAGATTGGACATAAAATACGACCTAGATTTACTTGCTAGTTTATTCAAGGCCCGCTCAAATTCATGAAGGTTTGGAAAT
Proteins encoded in this window:
- the LOC127757620 gene encoding uncharacterized protein LOC127757620 produces the protein MAIRHYWPMAAAAVGFRLVLVLFGGDLHLASRPEVSTPLTSIRRLAEGYWLKQASMSPYSGSMYHGFPLLLSLLGPSAGHHVHVYCRQISCLIFVAVDFIAAMLIRATGHRLNITRNRSLNSLELTEAVSNSGASYIQNAEYVLLDADIIVLSLLTPLFYLFYQCSIIQNSCQIYNIKASRYDTVPAVNISAGDIASLIYLWNPWAIVTCVGSCTSPIENLMVVIMIYGACSRLAPLAAFGYVMSTHLTLYPAILIVPFCATTFVCSLVFIYLIISATYPYSRLLKTRFLFQIILLLGYGPDTPPAKVFRLKISSASKTEVPDNDRFSTSRDVQQFMWKPVFYFVLWMFFWSCYVLLLSSMILNKVDGLQEMFEKTYGFILTVKDLSPNIGVLWYFFAEVFDSFRSFFLIVINMNIVFMVLPLAIRLKHRPCFLAFVYTAIVAMLKSYPSVGDSALYLGLLGLFATELAEMKLTFFLFFGYIGVSLLSPVMHNLWIWRVSSPSLSLSLSHV